In a genomic window of Kineococcus endophyticus:
- the tsaE gene encoding tRNA (adenosine(37)-N6)-threonylcarbamoyltransferase complex ATPase subunit type 1 TsaE, whose amino-acid sequence MSTEHLLRTPEETTAFGERVGRQLRAGDLVLLSGDLGAGKTTFTRGLAAALGVRGPVTSPTFVIAREHPSLVGGPVLVHVDAYRLGSLAEVDDLDLDTAAEEAVTVVEWGRGLVEEIAGDRLEVDLRRPTGAAPSTDGAGEDPEAGAPVEPRRAVVRGVGERWAGVDLA is encoded by the coding sequence GCGGACGCCCGAGGAGACGACGGCGTTCGGCGAGCGCGTGGGGCGTCAGTTGCGCGCCGGTGACCTCGTCCTGCTGTCCGGGGACCTCGGCGCCGGCAAGACGACGTTCACCCGCGGGCTGGCGGCCGCGCTCGGCGTGCGCGGGCCGGTGACGTCCCCGACGTTCGTGATCGCGCGCGAGCACCCGTCCCTCGTCGGCGGGCCGGTGCTCGTCCACGTCGACGCCTACCGCCTCGGGTCCCTCGCCGAGGTCGACGACCTCGACCTCGACACCGCGGCCGAGGAGGCCGTGACCGTCGTGGAGTGGGGGCGCGGGCTGGTGGAGGAGATCGCGGGGGACCGGCTCGAGGTCGACCTGCGGCGCCCCACCGGGGCGGCCCCCTCCACCGACGGGGCGGGGGAGGACCCCGAGGCCGGGGCCCCCGTCGAACCGCGGCGCGCGGTCGTGCGCGGCGTCGGCGAGCGCTGGGCGGGGGTGGACCTCGCGTGA